One Mastacembelus armatus chromosome 10, fMasArm1.2, whole genome shotgun sequence DNA window includes the following coding sequences:
- the rpl39 gene encoding large ribosomal subunit protein eL39 has protein sequence MSSHKTFRIKRFLAKKQKQNRPIPQWIRMKTGNKIRYNSKRRHWRRTKLGL, from the exons ATG TCGTCCCACAAGACGTTCAGGATCAAGCGCTTCCTAGCCaagaagcagaaacagaacaggCCGATTCCTCAGTGGATCAGAATGAAGACCGGCAATAAGATCAG GTACAACTCCAAGAGGAGACACTGGAGAAGGACCAAGCTTGGCCTGTAA
- the zbtb33 gene encoding transcriptional regulator Kaiso: MPSLKLISATDTQYSAAVLKSMNEQRNHGLFCDVTIIIQDKKFRAHKTILSASSTYFHQLFTVAGQVIELNFIRAEIFEQILNYIYSSKIVRVRSDMLEELINAGQILGVKFIANLGSPLSQVKGLPGLSKEVENKSDPATEMMPIITESFSISAEEFNQTSRPAGNDEDSDSDVMFISQTDAQTRVPNQEPRTSEVIDLDAVDSENVESKQNEESNNLDDKHKEKATAPLTKYPAKPPSIGSPNPSLSDSNPLFSPDSISNNSSSPARVSSGSAPTTPARSSSFTPEPSSASQSSENSDITGVHKKQVSPSSQQGDFKIRLLDVSERSPNQANIPKSARAAKKTVTLNAATEIASISSDCKVYANIGENTYDIVPVKEDPGEGGSKTNKGKRSLMATPLKPFDKTPISPKTNPNKKRSKTELDDHYELIMDGKTFYVCIVCKRPYVCLTSLRRHFNTHSWEKKYPCRYCNKVFALAEYRTKHEIHHTGERRYQCLLCNEMFMNYQLLSTHCKQVHNQDPSGRKEKDDANNNLYRLLPCKTVQMKPYSWATDGPGVPVISEDGSVHHITTTGEAVHSSTQSRLLNWDDIFVEPNAHMPHEAHTRPGSTMSTPPQGATEFDFVIPETY, encoded by the coding sequence ATGCCAAGTCTTAAGCTGATATCTGCGACTGACACGCAGTATTCAGCTGCCGTGCTGAAGTCAATGAACGAACAGAGAAATCATGGGTTATTTTGTGACGTCACCATCATCATACAGGACAAGAAATTCAGAGCTCACAAGACGATTCTGTCTGCTTCAAGTACATACTTCCACCAGCTCTTCACTGTAGCTGGACAGGTGATTGAGTTAAACTTCATCAGAGCAGAAATCTTTGAACAGATTCTTAACTACATTTACAGCTCCAAGATTGTTCGTGTCCGCTCCGACATGTTGGAGGAGCTGATAAATGCTGGGCAAATACTGGGAGTCAAGTTTATTGCAAACTTGGGATCACCTTTATCACAAGTTAAGGGTCTGCCTGGTTTATCTAAAGAGGTGGAAAACAAAAGTGATCCAGCCACAGAAATGATGCCGATAATCACAGAGTCCTTCTCGATATCTGCAGAGGAATTCAATCAGACAAGCAGACCTGCAGGTAATGATGAGGACTCGGACAGTGATGTTATGTTTATCTCGCAAACAGATGCTCAAACCAGAGTACCCAACCAAGAACCCAGAACGAGTGAGGTTATTGATTTGGATGCAGTTGATTCAGAAAACGTAGAATCAAAGCAAAATGAAGAATCTAATAATTTGGAtgacaaacataaagaaaaagcCACAGCCCCCTTGACGAAATATCCTGCAAAGCCTCCTAGTATTGGTAGCCCTAACCCCAGTTTGTCAGACAGCAACCCTCTGTTCAGTCCAGACTCCATCTCCAATAACTCATCTTCCCCGGCCAGAGTTTCCTCAGGAAGTGCTCCCACAACACCAGCCAGGTCAAGCAGTTTCACCCCCGAGCCCTCGAGCGCCTCTCAGTCGTCTGAAAACAGCGATATAACGGGAGTCCACAAGAAGCAAGTCTCTCCCTCATCTCAGCAAGGGGATTTCAAAATACGGCTCTTAGATGTTTCTGAAAGGTCACCTAATCAGGCTAACATTCCCAAATCAGCTAGAGCTGCAAAAAAGACAGTAACACTCAATGCAGCCACAGAGATTGCTTCTATTTCTTCAGACTGTAAAGTGTATGCCAATATTGGAGAAAATACTTACGACATTGTCCCCGTAAAGGAAGATCCAGGTGAAGGAGGCTCTAAAACTAATAAAGGGAAGAGATCATTAATGGCAACACCTTTGAAGCCCTTCGACAAAACACCCATATCACCGAAGACCAATCCAAACAAGAAGAGGAGCAAAACTGAGCTTGATGATCACTATGAGCTGATCATGGATGGGAAGACTTTCTATGTGTGCATCGTCTGCAAGCGTCCCTACGTGTGTCTGACTAGTCTTCGCCGTCATTTCAACACTCACTCATGGGAAAAAAAGTATCCGTGTCGTTACTGTAACAAAGTCTTTGCCCTGGCCGAGTACAGAACTAAACATGAAATCCACCACACAGGAGAGAGAAGGTACCAGTGCTTGTTGTGTAATGAAATGTTCATGAACTACCAATTACTCTCCACCCACTGCAAGCAAGTCCACAACCAGGATCCCAGCGGGAGGAAAGAGAAGGATGACGCCAACAACAACTTATACCGCCTGCTGCCATGTAAAACAGTGCAGATGAAGCCGTACTCATGGGCTACTGACGGACCAGGGGTCCCTGTCATCTCAGAGGATGGAAGTGTGCACCACATAACCACCACTGGTGAAGCTGTACACTCTTCCACTCAGAGCAGGCTGTTGAACTGGGACGACATCTTCGTCGAGCCCAATGCTCACATGCCACATGAGGCACACACCCGACCAGGGTCAACCATGAGCACTCCTCCACAGGGAGCCACAGAGTTTGACTTTGTTATACCAGAGACCTACTGA
- the nkap gene encoding NF-kappa-B-activating protein, with amino-acid sequence MPISDRSSSDGSGELRSPRARRPRSRSRSRHRSDSRERSLSPDSFGPKLPKPRNKEREREERERRFREARNIRRIRIGSPRRSRSRSRSRSRSRSRSRSRSRERQNNTNSNHNHWSDPREYYYEQQRDDAQRQRQEAFIARRLQERERIGELGCPEVWGYSPRVKEPDSDEFTPVEDEKNSSSELSSEEEKKKKKKKKKKSKKRKNKKHSEDSELESDSDEEEIKKKKKKKKNRKSKKSKKKKAKKNRKESSDSSSEESEEEEEEDPSGVMWVEKTCMDEHSVGPEAPLTHMSQDDRPLDFGHALLPGEGAAMAEYVKAGKRIPRRGEIGLTSEEIANFEKSGYVMSGSRHRRMEAVRLRKENQIYSADEKRALASFNQEERRKRESKILSSFREMVYRKTKGKEEK; translated from the exons ATGCCTATCTCCGATCGGTCGAGCTCTGACGGCAGCGGGGAGCTGCGGAGTCCTCGGGCCCGGAGACCTCGATCTCGTTCCCGCAGTCGCCACCGCAGCGACAGCCGCGAGCGGAGCTTGTCCCCGGACAGCTTTGGACCCAAACTCCCGAAGCCGCGGAACAAGGAGAGGGAACGCGAGGAGCGGGAACGTCGATTCCGAGAAGCCAGAAACATCAGACGGATCCGCATCGGTAGCCCCCGTCGTAGCAGGTCTCGATCCCGATCGCGGTCCCGGTCTCGGTCAAGATCCAGGTCTAGATCCAGAGAGCGTCAAAACAACACTAACAGCAACCACAACCACTGGTCCGATCCGCGGGAATATTACTACGAACAGCAGAGGGACGATGCTCAGAGACAGAGGCAGGAGGCTTTTATTGCCAG ACGTCtgcaagagagggagaggatcGGTGAGTTAGGTTGCCCTGAAGTTTGGGGATATTCACCAAGAGTGAAAGAACCAGA CTCTGATGAATTCACACCAGTTGAAGACGAGAAAAACAGCAGTTCAGAACTGAGCTCCGAAG aggaaaagaagaagaaaaagaagaagaagaagaaatccaAGAAGCGAAAGAACAAAAAGCACTCAGAGGACAGTGAGCTGGAATCAGATTCAGATG aagaagaaataaagaagaagaaaaagaaaaagaagaacagaaa GTCCAAGAAGTCCAAGAAAAAGAAGGCAAAGAAGAACCGTAAGGAGTCCAGTGACTCCAGCAGTGAGgagtcagaggaggaagaggaggaggatccCAGTGGAGTGATGTGGGTGGAGAAAACCTGCATGGATGAGCACTCCGTGGGCCCCGAAGCTCCACTTACCCATATGTCCCAGGACGACAGGCCTTTGGA tTTTGGTCATGCCTTGTTGCCTGGTGAAGGTGCTGCAATGGCAGAGTATGTGAAAGCAGGCAAACGTATCCCAAGAAGAGGAGAGATTGGTCTCACCAGTGAGGAGATTGCAAACTTTGAGAAGTCTGGCTACGTGATGAGCGGCAGCAG GCATCGTCGTATGGAGGCTGTGCGTCTGAGAAAGGAAAACCAGATCTACAGTGCAGATGAAAAGAGAGCTCTGGCATCTTTCAACcaggaggaaaggaggaagagggagagcaAGATCCTGTCGAGCTTCCGAGAAATGGTGTACAGGAAAACCAAAGGCAAGGAGGAGAAGTGA
- the tmem255a gene encoding transmembrane protein 255A produces the protein MPPAQSLQSSGLTLSETNTGSFKRRKRKSIIVTVMLLIVSVLILIFGLAATTRTQNITVGGYYPGVILGFGSFLGIIGAHLIENKRQMLVASIVFISFGVVAAFCCAIVDGVFAARHIDLRPLYAGRCEYHSSETASDRDVPCQTASRTSCNLRVKSNTCFCCDLYHCGKPSRVEVLGGYHEYTDVKSCQDVVHLYHLLWSATILNIVALFLGIITAAVLGGFKDMTPSSSSESTSEPEAITAPVPSEPPPPTTPLNPYYTTAPCLPPYTAYDLQCSYMFPDSSGLSDDSQSGASHLWPTMIPPRYSPPHNHPDEKPPPYSP, from the exons ATGCCCCCTGCTCAGAGCCTCCAATCCAGCGGACTGACTCTCTCTGAAACAAACACGG GTTCATttaagaggaggaagaggaaatcCATAATAGTGACGGTGATGCTACTCATCGTGTCGGTGCTCATCCTGATCTTTGGCCTGGCAGCGACTACCAGGACGCAAAACATAACGGTGGGCGGATACTACCCAGGAGTCATT ctggGCTTTGGCTCTTTTCTGGGAATTATTGGTGCACATTTGATAGAGAACAAGAGGCAGATG tTAGTTGCATCTATTGTCTTCATCAGTTTTGGAGTGGTGGCTGCCTTCTGTTGTGCTATTGTCGATGGAGTTTTTGCTGCGAGGCATATT GACCTCAGGCCTCTGTACGCTGGTCGTTGTGAGTATCACTCCAGTGAGACAGCATCTGACCGTGAT GTGCCGTGTCAGACGGCTTCCCGCACATCCTGCAACTTACGTGTGAAGAGCAACACCTGTTTTTGTTGCGACCTCTATCACTGCGGGAA GCCTAGCCGTGTTGAGGTGCTTGGAGGCTACCATGAATACACGGACGTGAAAAGCTGCCAGGACGTGGTTCACCTCTATCACCTCCTGTGGTCTGCTACCATCCTCAACATAGTGGCTCTCTTTCTGGGCATCATTACTGCTGCAGTGCTGGGAGGCTTCAAAGACATG actccttcttcttcctcagagAGTACATCTGAACCAGAGGCTATCACAGCTCCAGTTCCCTCAGAGCCTCCTCCACCCACCACTCCTCTCAACCCGTATTACACCACTGCCCCCTGCCTGCCGCCTTACACTGCCTATGACCTGCAG TGCTCCTACATGTTCCCAGACTCCTCAGGCCTGTCAGATGACTCCCAGTCTGGAGCCAGCCACCTGTGGCCCACTATGATTCCTCCACGCTACTCCCCTCCTCACAACCATCCTGACGAGAAGCCCCCGCCGTACAGCCCATGA
- the sowahd gene encoding ankyrin repeat domain-containing protein SOWAHD — translation MSESRLGDAGCDTIGSEPAVGDTNAHGSGAARQSTVVERLSRYGMQVMPSALQRRSRLQRQQEVTDWSNPGGQLGECPEKGSLTPAMRKKYLKELLLKNPSHSGFSSVLSSQRDLPSEQNADCVLYPMEHEWMLSAVEGNYETILEFLSEDPYILSRKDFISGYSVLHWLAKKGQDETLVKLLRYAESAGIPVNVNLRGSGGFTPLHVATMHGQYMVIKLLVGAFGANVDAMDYNGKRAWQYLKGDAPLEMRELLGTWDDEHRCGSTQIGNKNANNNSAAQTNLTPCVKVDGGETTMNYFDRTRRGGSWRFGSFRKLLPSFFLGHKS, via the coding sequence ATGTCCGAGAGCAGATTGGGTGATGCTGGATGTGACACAATTGGATCTGAACCAGCTGTCGGCGATACCAACGCCCACGGCAGCGGCGCGGCCAGACAGAGCACCGTTGTGGAGCGACTCTCGAGATATGGCATGCAGGTCATGCCCAGTGCTTTGCAGCGTAGGTCGAGGCTGCAGAGGCAGCAAGAAGTCACAGACTGGTCCAACCCGGGAGGACAGCTGGGAGAGTGTCCGGAGAAAGGGTCGCTCACACCGGCTATGCGTAAAAAATACCTCAAAGAGCTGCTTCTGAAAAACCCGTCACACAGCGGGTTTAGTAGCGTACTGTCCTCACAAAGAGACTTGCCCTCCGAGCAGAACGCAGACTGCGTTTTGTATCCCATGGAGCACGAATGGATGTTGTCTGCGGTGGAGGGAAACTATGAAACCATCCTGGAGTTCCTCTCCGAGGATCCGTATATTTTAAGCAGGAAGGATTTCATCAGCGGGTACTCGGTCCTGCACTGGCTGGCCAAGAAAGGACAGGACGAGACTCTGGTCAAACTTTTGCGCTACGCAGAAAGTGCGGGGATCCCTGTGAATGTGAACCTGCGGGGCAGCGGTGGGTTCACCCCGCTGCACGTAGCCACCATGCACGGCCAGTACATGGTCATCAAACTGCTGGTCGGAGCTTTCGGTGCCAACGTGGATGCCATGGACTACAATGGGAAAAGAGCCTGGCAGTACCTGAAGGGAGACGCCCCTCTGGAGATGAGGGAGCTGCTCGGGACCTGGGACGATGAGCACAGGTGTGGATCTACGCAAATCGGCAACAAAAACGCGAACAATAACAGCGCTGCGCAAACGAACTTGACCCCATGCGTCAAGGTGGATGGTGGAGAGACAACAATGAACTACTTTGACCGGACGAGGAGGGGTGGCAGCTGGAGATTCGGCTCTTTCAGAAAGCTGTTACCCTCGTTTTTTCTTGGACACAAAAGCTGA
- the ndufa1 gene encoding NADH dehydrogenase [ubiquinone] 1 alpha subcomplex subunit 1 has protein sequence MWYEILPGLAIMTVCLIVPGVATAQIHKFTNGGKEKRTARVPWHWYLMERDRRVSGTGQHFNSKGLENIH, from the exons ATGTGGTATGAAATCCTGCCCGGCCTCGCCATCATGACCGTGTGTCTGATTGTTCCGGGCGTCGCCACAGCTCAGATCCACAAGTTCACCAACGGAGGGAAG GAGAAGAGAACCGCTCGGGTTCCGTGGCACTGGTACTtgatggagagagacagacgaGTGTCCGGAACAGGACAGCACTTCAACTCCAAG GGACTTGAGAACATCCACTGA
- the upf3b gene encoding regulator of nonsense transcripts 3B has translation MKEDKENTRPKEKKVEIKCEDGEKTEKSKEKKEAMTKIVIRRLPPSLTKEELEEQLQPLPEVDYLEFFSNDTSLFPHLFARAYISFKNQEDIVLFRDRFDGYVFIDNRGQEYPAIVEFAPFQKIAKKRTKKKDAKCGTIAEDPDYKKFLEYYNGDDEKLTSTPETLLEEIEAKSKELGAKKTTPLLDFLKNKQRLREEKKEERRRRELERKRLRDEERRKWREEERKKRKEAEKMKRLDKPHEKDRDQVKEEPKIKLLKKPDRGDDGDSEKPKEKAKKPEKPNKEDRSMGSVEHKRRQNIEHKEDRGKKVDEDRRKEFRERDAERDREREKERRQKEKERIRRQDEDRRRRKERQDGENSCRKREEEVKKEKDRVMEKKKNENNGDSTHNESPSKPAKDIKKEESGKRERLRNKDRPAIQLYQPGARSRNRVAGGGGESNSVDRKPDTETKKVADKVDD, from the exons ATgaaggaagacaaagaaaacactcGACCGAAGGAGAAGAAAGTGGAAATTAAATGTGAAGATGGAGAAAAGACGGAGAAGTccaaggaaaagaaagaggcCATGACAAAG ATTGTGATCAGAAGATTACCACCAAGTCTGAccaaggaggagctggaggaacaGCTACAGCCGCTACCAGAGGTGGACTACCTGGAGTTTTTCTCCAACGACACCAG CCTCTTTCCTCACCTCTTTGCAAGGGCTTACATCAGTTTCAAAAACCAAGAGGATATAGTCCTCTTCAGAGATCGATTTGATGGATATGTATTCATTGATAACAGAG GACAGGAGTACCCCGCAATTGTGGAGTTTGCACCCTTTCAAAAGATTGCCAAGAAAAGAACTAAGAAAAAGGATGCAAAATGTGGAACAATAGCTGAAG ATCCTGATTACAAGAAGTTTCTTGAGTATTACAATGGAGATGATGAAAAACTGACATCCACACCTGAGACCCTGTTAGAGGAGATTGAGGCAAAATCAAAGGAACTTGGAG cTAAAAAAACAACTCCTCTGCTGGATTTCCTGAAGAATAAACAG AGACTcagggaagaaaagaaagaagagagaaggagaagagaacTTGAACGCAAGCGTCTTCGAGATGAAGAGCGACGTaagtggagggaggaggagagaaagaagcgCAAAGAGGCTGAGAAGATGAAGAGACTTGACAAACCGCACGAGAAAGACAGGGACCAAGTCAAAGAAGAACCAAAAATTAAG CTCCTGAAGAAGCCAGATAGAGGTGATGATGGTGATTCTGAGAAACCTAAAGAAAAAGCTAAGAAACCAGAAAAACCAAATAAAGAGGACAGATCAATGGGGAGTGTTGAGCATAAGAGACGTCAGAATATTGAACATAAGGAGGATCGAGGAAAGAA AGTGGACGAAGACAGGAGGAAGGAGTTCAGGGAGCGTGATGCAGAACGAGACAGAGAGCGGGAGAAGGAGCGCCGTCAGAAAGAGAAGGAGCGCATCAGGCGACAGGACGAAGATCGGCGGAGACGGAAAGAAAGGCAGGATGGCGAGAATTCATGcaggaagagggaggaagaggtgaagaaagaaaaagaccgTGTgatggagaagaaaaagaatgaaaacaatggAGACTCCACTCACAATGAGAGTCCATCAAAGCCTGCCAAAGACATCAAGAAGGAGGAGAGTGGTAAACGAGAGAGGCTACGAAATAAG GACCGGCCTGCTATTCAGCTGTACCAGCCAGGGGCCAGAAGCCGCAATCGAgttgcaggaggaggaggggaatcCAACTCAGTTGACAGGAAACCAGATACTGAGACGAAGAAAGTGGCTGACAAAGTAGACGACTGA
- the pttg1 gene encoding securin, with product MANFIFAERENAHLHAPNVKLRQRLQSAPEKLIKSPKTFNTPLPSGRKAFGTVNKQVSTPVVNTQEKKFVKPQAAQVKHGPHSKVEEYPEIEKFIPYDPLEFEKYSIPEDLVPLSGLALPGLACFSQTPHLYEEDLGMFDPLPDLSPVKMPKCSDHCVELDAFLQTLDELTMELPPEPDTD from the exons ATGGCAAACTTCATCTTTGCAGAGCGAGAGAATGCACATCTCCATGCACCTAATGTCAAACTACGACAGCGACTTCAGTCTGCTCCAG AGAAACTAATAAAATCTCCCAAAACTTTCAACACTCCTCTGCCATCGGGTCGTAAGGCTTTTGGTACTGTCAACAAACAAGTCTCAACCCCTGTTGTCAACACACAAGAGAAGAAATTTGTAAAGCCACAG GCAGCTCAAGTCAAGCATGGTCCTCACTCCAAAGTGGAGGAATATCCAGAAATTGAGAAGTTCATTCCTTATGACCCCCTAG AGTTTGAGAAGTACAGCATACCTGAAGATTTGGTTCCTCTCAGTGGCCTTGCTCTTCCTGGATTGGCTTGTTTCTCACAAACCCCACATCTGTATGAAGAGGACTTGGGAATGTTTGATCCACTCCCAGACCTGTCACCTGTAAAGATGCCAAAATGTTCAG atcactgtgtggagcTGGATGCTTTTCTTCAAACACTGGATGAGCTGACCATGGAACTTCCTCCAGAACCAGATACTGACTAA